The Meriones unguiculatus strain TT.TT164.6M chromosome 19, Bangor_MerUng_6.1, whole genome shotgun sequence genomic interval CAAACCTGTGAGAACCTGAGGGTTCAAAGTTCTCAGCTTCAACAGGGTCTTCCCACACATCTCCATCCCAAGTTACAGGATCCCATGCTTTACCAATTAATGTTCCTACTTTAACCATTAACACTCTCTGAGCCAGGGACTTAAACTAATTCAGCTAACCTTCTAGTGAGGGCTTTGGTTTGATTTTCCACAATCTGAGCTATGGCTGTTGGAGGATTCTCTTCCAGGGCACTTAGAAGCCTTTAGACTGTTTATGTGTATCTGGAGCTGGCCAATTTTATCACTCACTGTTGTTCTTCACTGTATTCTGAGATCCTAGAAGTTGGTTAATTATATCAAGCAGTACACTCTTTTCCTTTGTCAATTTATCCAGAGATGCTAGAAGCAACTAACCAGCATTgtcattttccttatttttttctacaaattgTCAAGTTTTATATACAGTCATCAAATCTCTTGCCTCTCACAACTGGTGAATCAGGATAATTAAATGCATTTGTCCATTTAAATTTGTAAAATAGTTCAAACCATGGGCTTTCAATAAACCTCAAGTTTCTGAGGCTTCAGTAACTGTAGGTGTTAGTAAAAAGCCTATTCcaaatacttaaagaaaaattCATCCTTACACTTCTCCTGCTCTAGAACCACTTGTGGTATGAAAACCTGTATTACTCAGGTTCTCTAAAAGAGtagaacttacagaatgaataTGGGATTTATGAGAACGGCTTACAAGCTGTTGTTCAGTTAGTCCAACAACGGCTGTCTACCAACAAAAGGCCTAAGAGTCTAGTAGTCCTCAAGATGACAACCAAAAATAGCCATTACATATTGGGAAAGTCAACATTATGAAATATAAATGAGATAagggcaacaacaacaaaagcctttCTACACTGGCTATTCTACATATATTTTAGTGGAATGCTGACTATAAAAATCAGTATCTTAAGAGCTAAGGCAGAAATGGGTTAAAATGAATaatatatctaaaaaaaaaatcaagaaaaatacaAGACACACAGAATAGTGACTGGAAACGGGCAAGAAGCTTACGAGGTTTCTTAAGACTGTGGATGAACTTGCTACCGCCACCTGTGCATTCGGCCAACCTGGACTCTACCCACTTCCCTTTCCGTTAGCCAGTTTACAGAGAAACATGTTTTCTTGACAAAATTTACCCCTCTTGTACTAAAAATCAAGAATACCAATGTCTAAGGATGCTCTCACCCCCAACAGTATTTAAACCGATTTTCCAATAACCGCAGTGGATCCAACCACACTACTGTACGTTATTTTACTTATTATCTCTTACGACCAATAGTAAGTCCACGGTTTCATTTGGCCAGTTTAATAAATTGGTCATCACACTGTAGCATCTCTGTATAGGGTAGAATCTTGTCATTTTCTGGCTCTGTGATGTTAGTTAGTTCTCTAGTCTTCTGTTTTATCATCTAAAAATGGAGCACATAGTGATACTAGCTCTTAAGTTGGATAAATGTTTAGCTCAGAGTCTGGCTCATGGCAActgctcaaaaacaaacaaacaaaaaatgttagtTATCACTCTGGAGATGTAGAAACAAGCGCAAAGCTATATACTGGTCCATGTTAGAATCAACCACCACATTCTTGAATACCTATCTGGCCTCATGGAGAAATTTTTGAAACTGTAGAGGTTTTTCCCAGTAGTATGTTGACAGCAAGTGAGTGAGAGAAGAGCCATTTTACCATGCCATATCCTCAACTGAGCAGCTGGGCATGGGAGATTTCAGAAAGAAAACTTTGATTCTATAGGATAAAAGTTTAATGAATGCCACTGACAGTTAAGAGCTATAAATAATGTCATATAGATTGATTAATGCTTGGTGACTTCAAGGCTAAAAATAACTTCTATGTATTTCTTCAAAGACTCCACAGCCTTTCTATTATCATATACTGTAACAGTGGGCTCTTTCTATACATGTGCTTAATTAGCTTTGATAattcatttaaattttgttttgtaattttgtttatgtatgtctgtgtgcaggtgcctgcggAGGCCACAGattttggatcctctggagcttgGGTTACTgcaagttgtgagccacccaacatgaGTTTTGGGAACTGAATGCAATGGTCCTATGCAAGAACAGTCTGCATTTTAACCTCTAGccaattaccttttttttttttttttttgagattggtCTCACTATATTCAAGCCTAGCTTTGcatttgctttgcagaccaggctggcccatctgcctctgtctcctgagtgctatgattaaaggtgtgcctcgCCATAATGGCTCCAATaactcatttttaaatgaaaacctcCTTTCACATTTACACCAGTATAACATGAATCTTCCCAatcatattattttcttttctctggacTTCTGCCAGAAGCTTAGTAATTCTGAGACTGAAGTAATCTGGTATACATTGCTCTGGGTACAAATGCTAAAAAAAGGGGCAATTTCTTAGAAACGAAGGAAGGTGCTCCACAAAAGTTTATGAAAGGAGTgggcatgcatatatgcacacacacagacatctaCCTTCTCTGACAATGCTTTCACCCTATGTAATTTCCACATAAGGTAGCActgacatgcagaaatcctgtcaCATAGAGCAGGTAAGGCACAACTCAAGCAGGAAGGAAGGGTGTAGACATAGGCAGATTTACCTGCTTCTGGTTTCTTAAACTTTTgcgatcctgtctcaaacaaacaaacaaacaaacaaacacgacaacaacaaaaacaacaaccaaccaaacaaacaaacaaaagaagttaTTGGGGCTGGAGTTGATGGTTCAGTTGTTAAGAGTATTAGAGAAAAGTTAGGAATGGTAATCTACATTAAAAGGAAAGAAGCAAACAGAGAAGaggataagaaaataaataataataaaaattctgaGAAAGTTAACCAAAGAAACTAAAAAGATCCTTTTCAGGGCACAGTGTGAAATTGTTTTTTTCGGAGAGTTCATCAGAACCTACTTATGTGTCTTTTGAGTAAGATTATTGCAATAATTTTAAGTGTGAGGAAAGGCAAAAGTTATTTAACTCCAAGCCCACTGTCTAATCAATTGGTCAAACAAGAAATATAATAGTAACAGATGGTTTTCTTGCTCCTCATTAAATGAGAATTCTAAGAATGTTTCCAATATTTGGAGGACTAATAGCACTACTAGAATAACAGTACTTTAGAATATGTATTTTAAtaagtatttattaaataattaagCATAATTAATTAACTGAAAAGATACTACATATTAGATGCACAAAATTCTGTTGTGTTATTTTAAAAGCAGTCTCATTACTTTGCACAATATTCTGTTGTGCTGATAGCCACAGAGGTGAAATATGATGACTGGTGACAATGGGTGCAATAGTGTATCTTTGTTAGATAACTGATGGAGTGTGCCACAACTCACAAGAATGAGGACTCACAAGTGAGATATTTGACAGATTACCATTTGGGATACTGAAgacacacaaatgaaagaaacagatggAAGATAATGATGGAGCTGCAGAGGCTATCTGAAAAGGTTGGTCCAGGCTGACCATGTAGTTAGCTAGTTTATATAGACTGATAAGAAACAGAGCAGTACCATAACAGACCAGAAGGGATGATGTACATTCTTTGTAAGGATTTTTAATGTCTTCAAGCACCTCCTGTCTCCTATGTGGAGCCAAAACTTCGATGGAGCAAATAGTTTTCAAACCACAGAGGACAGTAGGGAGGTAGAAGGAGAGTCAGAAGTCACCTTGAGGTACAACTGTGCATGCTCAAGAATAGTCAGGCTGACTCTCCGTTCACCTCTTTCTTTCCATCACTCCCACCATCATTATTAATGTGTCCACTTCCTTTGCTGATACAGGTACTGAGACTGGAGGTGGTAAAGGATATGAACAGATGCTCTAGGATTCAATGGAGTCAGTAAAGGCGCTAAACGAAGAAAAATGCTACTGTGTTGTTAAAAATATAGCATTGACTTTATAGAGAAATATGGATTGCTATCCATCTAGGAGTATTGTACAATAATTTAAGTGTCTAACAATTTCCCTCTAGTTAGGGTATTAGAAAGCTAAATACAAATCAGTCTTATTGGGGTTGCCTTGGACTCTAGCAGCTTCTTAGATTAGGATTTACAAGGGCATTTTCAGAGGTATGATAGAGAGGGACCACAGGAAATGGCTTGGAGGAGTTGCCCCTCTCAAACTTAACAGCTACTCATGAGAAAGacaaaatatagcattttaaGTCACAATATTCAATTTGCTGTTATTTTAAAGTTCTGAAAAATATATTGAGCTTCTAGAGGTTTGCTTCATCAGATGCCTCCAAAGACAGTCAAGCTAAACAGTTCATAGCAGGGATTGGGCCCAAACTACTCAAGTGCTAATCTTAGCTTTGTTACCGCTACAGCTTCTGCCCCTTTTCACTAGACTTTCCATTACTACATGGTTTCGCTAATGCTGAATAGTGCTCAAACTACAACCAAAGCTTTCCCTAAACTCCTGTGGGTTCAGGCTTTTCTCCACTGTGGATTCTCTGATGTCGAATGAGACTTGATCTCTGaatgaaggctttcccacactcatTGCATTGATAGGGCTTCTCCCCTGTATGTATTCTCAGATGCTGAATGAGACCAGTATTCCCATTGAAAGCTTTCCCACATTCTTTACACTTATAGGGTCTTTCTCCAGTATGGATTCTCTGATGTTCAATAAGGCCTGACTTCTGACTGAAGGCCCTCCCACACTCactacatttgtagggtttttccCCAGTGTGGCTTCTTTGGTGGCCAATAAGATGTGAGCTCCGCCTGAAGGTTTTCCCACACTCATCACACTCATAgggtttctccccagtgtgaATTCTCTGATGTCCAATGAGGTGTGAACTATGACTGAaagcttttccacattcattacattcatACGGTCTCTCCCCACTGTGGATTCTCTGGTGCAAAATAAGGCCTGCACTCTGACTAAAGGccttcccacactgattacactGATAGGGCTTCTCCCCAGTGTGGATTCTCTGGTGCAGGATCAAGCCCGTGTTCTGACTGAAGGCCTTACCACATTCCTTGCAGTGATAGCGCTTCACTTTGTTGTGGATATCCTGATGGGAAAGGAGGGCTGACCTGTAGCTGAAGGCTTTACTACACACATTACactgatagggtttctctccagtgtggatTCTCCAGTGGCGAACAAGGCCTGAGTTCTGAGCAAAGCTTTTCCCACATTCATCACATTTATGTCGTCTCTCCTGTATGGGCTTTCCCTGCTGCCTCTCTAATCTGCCCAGAAGGTCTCGGGTTTCTCCATGCGCAAGACCCACGATAACATCCCCGTTGCACTTGGCAGGTGCCTCTCCATGTAGCTGGATTCCAGTAGATATTACCTGTTTTGAAAATAGTTCCTTGTTCTCATTTCTGGTCTCACCATCTGAAATAAACACGTAGTAAACAATCATTCTCagtcattttctatttttataccaGAGGAAAAGGGGAATTGAAGTTCTCATGGAATccacaagaaaatacaaacttCTTTATCCAAAATAGGGGCAGTTAAATGCAAGTTGATCGAGCAGAAGTGCCAAATAAAAAAGGCACTGGGAAAGaggggccagaaaaaaaaaaaaaaaaaaggtttcctgATAGATGACTAAAGTTGACAAGGAATCAACTGAGAAGTGTAAGTAGGGAGAGAATAAGAACCCCTACAAGCTCTACTTAGAGGGAGAGAATGCACCAAACAGTCCCAAAAGGAAAGTACAACTAGCTTATGTGACAGACATATTCCAATATGGTGGTCCAACGGGAACTGGAAGGTATGAACTCAGGGAGTACTACAGAGATGTCAATTTAACTGTCAAAATGAACAGTACTCACTATACAGATAAAAACTATAAAGAATTTTGGGTTGGAGAACAAAATCGTTTCATTTCAGACCTCAAGAAGTCTCAATCTAGTATCTATCttctgagtttcttttctttgagattaAAGAATTTCAATGCAAATATATGACTATTTGTGTCAAATATGTAGGGCGTttatagaggccagaaggcatTGTATCCCCTGGAGTTAGTTACTGGTGCTTATGAGGTATttcatgtagatgctgggaacagaactccagtcttctagaagaacaaaatgtattcttttttgttgttgttgttttgttttgtttttttgagacagggtttctctgtgtagtcctggctgtcc includes:
- the Zkscan8 gene encoding zinc finger protein with KRAB and SCAN domains 8 isoform X3, whose amino-acid sequence is MAESRKPPSAPSSPDQTPEEDLVIVKIEEDHGWDEESSVRESNTPGQELFRLRFRQLCYQETLGPREALIQLRALCHQWLRPDLNSKEQILELLVLEQFLTILPEELQALAKEHQLENGEEVVTLLEDLERQINVLGQPVSTHKHGRRVLWEEVLPSESAPEPPRIKIQPVATTHNSTVSQKPKDRGEKPDFTHKDGETRNENKELFSKQVISTGIQLHGEAPAKCNGDVIVGLAHGETRDLLGRLERQQGKPIQERRHKCDECGKSFAQNSGLVRHWRIHTGEKPYQCNVCSKAFSYRSALLSHQDIHNKVKRYHCKECGKAFSQNTGLILHQRIHTGEKPYQCNQCGKAFSQSAGLILHQRIHSGERPYECNECGKAFSHSSHLIGHQRIHTGEKPYECDECGKTFRRSSHLIGHQRSHTGEKPYKCSECGRAFSQKSGLIEHQRIHTGERPYKCKECGKAFNGNTGLIQHLRIHTGEKPYQCNECGKAFIQRSSLIRHQRIHSGEKPEPTGV
- the Zkscan8 gene encoding zinc finger protein with KRAB and SCAN domains 8 isoform X2; protein product: MAESRKPPSAPSSPDQTPEEDLVIVKIEEDHGWDEESSVRESNTPGQELFRLRFRQLCYQETLGPREALIQLRALCHQWLRPDLNSKEQILELLVLEQFLTILPEELQALAKEHQLENGEEVVTLLEDLERQINVLGQPVSTHKHGRRVLWEEVLPSESAPEPPRIKIQPVATTHNSTVSQKPKDRGEKPDFTHKAMSTQSPTPSQKGSSGDQEVTARLLTAGFQTLEKIEDMAVSLIREEWLLDPSQKDLNRDNRPEKYRNMFSLDGETRNENKELFSKQVISTGIQLHGEAPAKCNGDVIVGLAHGETRDLLGRLERQQGKPIQERRHKCDECGKSFAQNSGLVRHWRIHTGEKPYQCNVCSKAFSYRSALLSHQDIHNKVKRYHCKECGKAFSQNTGLILHQRIHTGEKPYQCNQCGKAFSQSAGLILHQRIHSGERPYECNECGKAFSHSSHLIGHQRIHTGEKPYECDECGKTFRRSSHLIGHQRSHTGEKPYKCSECGRAFSQKSGLIEHQRIHTGERPYKCKECGKAFNGNTGLIQHLRIHTGEKPYQCNECGKAFIQRSSLIRHQRIHSGEKPEPTGV
- the Zkscan8 gene encoding zinc finger protein with KRAB and SCAN domains 8 isoform X1; the protein is MAESRKPPSAPSSPDQTPEEDLVIVKIEEDHGWDEESSVRESNTPGQELFRLRFRQLCYQETLGPREALIQLRALCHQWLRPDLNSKEQILELLVLEQFLTILPEELQALAKEHQLENGEEVVTLLEDLERQINVLGQPVSTHKHGRRVLWEEVLPSESAPEPPRIKIQPVATTHNSTVSQKPKDRGEKPDFTHKAMSTQSPTPSQKGSSGDQEVTARLLTAGFQTPNEGLVLFQTLEKIEDMAVSLIREEWLLDPSQKDLNRDNRPEKYRNMFSLDGETRNENKELFSKQVISTGIQLHGEAPAKCNGDVIVGLAHGETRDLLGRLERQQGKPIQERRHKCDECGKSFAQNSGLVRHWRIHTGEKPYQCNVCSKAFSYRSALLSHQDIHNKVKRYHCKECGKAFSQNTGLILHQRIHTGEKPYQCNQCGKAFSQSAGLILHQRIHSGERPYECNECGKAFSHSSHLIGHQRIHTGEKPYECDECGKTFRRSSHLIGHQRSHTGEKPYKCSECGRAFSQKSGLIEHQRIHTGERPYKCKECGKAFNGNTGLIQHLRIHTGEKPYQCNECGKAFIQRSSLIRHQRIHSGEKPEPTGV